GGCGATGTAGTCCTCGATGCGCTCGGGGTCAATGATGCCGCTGTGCTCCCGGACGATCTTCATCTGGCGCGCAAAGAAGGGATGGCGCAGATCCCCACGGGTGGCTGTGGCTTCGCCGCCACCGCAGACGCTGACGATCCCTGCGGCTTGGTCGGGACGCACTTCTTCAAAGATGTGCTCGGTGTTCTCGATGTGGACCAGCGGCCCCCGACCACAGAACCCCATGCAGCCGACGCCAACGGCCTCGATGCGATCGCCCATGCCCTGCTCGTTGGCAGCGGTCTGGAGATTTTCGAGGACGTCGAGGGACTGGGCCGCGCGGCATCCCGTCGAGGTGCAGCAGTGGATCCGCACTGGCTTTCGGCGCGATCGCACAGTCTCAGCGATATGTTGCAGTTCAATAAAATCCATGGGTACCCCCTACTCCGCTTCCCAAGCCTGAATCCGGGTCAGCGCGTCCTCTGGCCCCTGCTTGCCAGCCACTGTCCCGTCAAAGACCACCGCAGGCGCAATGCCGCAGGCCCCGATACAGCGGGCCGCCATCAGAGATACCTTGCCGTCGGCAGTGGTCTGGCCGAGGGTGATCCCCAGCTCTTTTTCTAGGATTTCTGCCACTTTGTTGCTGCCTTTGACGTAGCAGGCCGTGCCCAGACAGACGACGCAGGTGTGCTGGCCGCTGGGCTTGAGGGAAAAGAGATGATAAAAGGTTGCGACGCCGTAGACGCGGCTCAGGGGCAGTTTGAGGCCCCGCGCAACATAGTTGAGGACGTCTTCTTCGAGAAATCCAAAGGTTTCCTGAGCTTTGTGCAGCACCTCGATCAGGGCGTCGGGCCGGTGCTGGTTGCGTTTCATCACCGTATCAAGGGCCTTGAAGCGGCGATCGCCTTCGGCTTTGGCAGCTTTGGCCGGTGACTGGCGCTCAGCATCGCCGGGAGTTCGAACAGCTGGTGTAGGTGAAGAGGTCATAGTGCTCAACCATCAGTGGGGTGATGGGATTGATTGCTTCAGTCGATCACAACAAAGTCGCGTAGACTCAGCGATGCCAATTAACAAGATTTGGGGACAGCTTTATTGAACTGTAAAGATCTAGAGGAGAACCTGAAGCTTTTCTGTAGGTTTCAAAGAAAAACTCAACCGAAGAAGCTAGTTGCTAAACATTAGCAATTAGATGCCCAATCAGGGCTCAGGAGCCGCTCGAGAGTCTCTGGTTTTTACAAGAAACAAACCCAGATTCTTGCTGATTGAAACGCCGCGCAAGTCCCAATTGATAAGTCTTTTTGAGGCGATTTCTACAACTTTGATGTTGCGTAAGTCTGCTGTTTTTTTGTTGAGTTGCAGACATTTCTATTTTAAATTGATCGAAACAATCGGCTGAAGAAATAGACATCTTTTTTCACGTTTCCAAGGCCCCTGTTCCGCAAGGGCGCTCTTGCCCAAAAAAAAGCGCGATCGCCTAACCCTCAAGAACCGGGAGGGGCGATCGCGCGAGATTCACCGTCTATTGAAACCAGCGTGCTCTGACCTCAGGACTGCCAGAGCCAAAATCCAGCGCTTCTGGACCAGCCACGGGATAGCGGCCTGATCCAGCCACCCTCAGCTTCGCTCAGTCCAGGCATCGTCCGCAAGGCCAGAATGCCAAAGCACCATGCTCCCACAGCAGCAGTCATCAGAAATACTGTCCAGTTATTTTAATCGATCATCTTCTCCTTCCCATATTTAGTCACTGACCTGCCAAATAACATCCCAAAACCTCAGTCTTATTCACAAAATATTCATTTTAATTCTTTCAAGGCTAATTTCACATCGTAGAAGTATCGAATAACATAAAAAATGAAGCATCTAGTTTATCCAGTCTTCAATACATAGATTTACATAATTGAGCACTAAATCTCATCACTTAAGAGAGTTAACACTTGTCAAGACTGACGATACTTCTTAGTTGAACAGGCATTATTATCATTACCAATTGGATTTAATTTTTAGCGAATCTTGAGATACATACTAGGAGCCATCAATAATTTTTTCGAATAGATATTTTTAATTAATTCAAGTTTTTCAATAAAATTCGTTTATCCAATCAGAGTATTGGTTCAAGAAAATAGTCAAGTTAGGCGCAAAATAGTTACAATAACTGTATTCAAATGAGATTAAAGTTATGCGGCAAGAATCTCTGTTGACATTGAAAAATTCTTACGAAACAGCAAGAATGTATTTTATAATGCTGCATCTAGGCAATTTTTATAGCCAATTTTCAAGACATACGGATTTATCGTTGGGTGTTAAAACCTTGCCTATTTTAGCAGATATAGAAAATCCCGAAAACGGATATCATCTTGATAATGGTCTCATTAGTAATTTACTAAGAGACATCTATATCAATTATCAAAAAATTGACACATTTAGCCACTTAATTTTAGTCAACTCGATACGAGGAGTAACAATGTCAATCGTTGAAGCTCTCAAAGAAAAAGAGATAAAAGATTTATTTGTCAAAACTTTCTTTTATGAAAATCAAGACAAGTTTAGTGATTTTCATAAGATTGTTAAATTCATCAGAAATATTCTTTCTCACAACATTAGAGACAGAATGGAAATCAAGAAAGAAGACATTACATACAAGGGAATTGCTATTTTTCAGTATAGCTACGCTGATTTTCCTGTTTCCCTGCCAATTCTTTATCAAATCGACATCAAAGTGGATTTTGACAAACTCCAGGATGGAGATACATACTCAGATGTAATTTCCGATTATCAAACTTTACTGTTCATTGAATTTGTGCATAATTGCCTGTCATTTCTAAAAAATCAACTTCAGATCTCCTCCCCTTTCTAGCAGCCTATCTAGTAATTCGAATACCGACTTAAATTGTTGAACAACAGTGAATCCAAGCATTATGAGAGCCAATTCAATGGCGGCCATCGATGACCTGAGTTCGCAGCAGTTCTACCATGGTACAAAGGCAGACCTGAGGCCAGGGGATCTGATCGAGCCTGGTTATAGCTCCAACTATGGCAAGAGAAAGAAAGCAGCCTACGTCTATCTAACCGCTACCTTGGATGCAGCCACCTGGGGGGCCGAGCTGGCCCTCGGCGAAGGGCCTGGCAGAATCTACACTGTCGAGCCGACTGGACCGATCGAAGATGATCCCAATCTGACGGACAAGAAGTACCCAGGCAATCCGACAAAGTCATATCGCTCCCGGGATCCGCTGCGAGTCACCGGTGAAGTGACAGACTGGAAGGGACACTCCGCCCAAGAGCTTCAGGCAATGAGAGACAACCTTGAGCGGCTTAAGCGGCTCGGCATTGAGGCGATCGAAGACTGAGCTTGATTCGTCTGTCCAATAGAATAGGCGCGATCGCTGAAAGAGCATCGGTTAGCATTTTAGAGTACCTGTAGGAAACCACGGAACGTTTTTTATGACGGCTCAAAAGGGTCAGATTGTCTATTTATCCCATGGAGGAGGTCCTTTGCCACTCCTTGGAGAAGCCAATCATAAAGCGATGATTAATTTTATGTTGCAGCTTCCATCTTTATTGAAGAAGCCAGATGCCATCCTTGTCATCAGTGCCCATTGGGAAGAAAAATTGGCAACATTGCTAGGTGCCCAAAACCCTCCAATGTTTTACGACTATTACGGTTTTCCTAATGAAGCTTATGAAATCACCTACCCAGCTCCAGGAAGTCCCGAGCTTGCCAATAAAATAGCCAGCTTACTGACCCAGAAGAATATACCAGCTCGTATAGATTCTCAGCGGGGATTTGATCATGGCTTATTTGTTCCCCTAAAGCTTATGTTCCCTAAAGCAGACATTCCTGCAATGCAACTTTCGCTATTGCATAACCTTGATTCGAGCGCTCACATAGCCCTTGGCAAAGCATTACGAGGGTTAATAGCTGAGAATATTCTGGTCATTGGATCTGGATTTTCATTCCACAATATGGAAGCATTTTCTTGGCAAGGAATTAATATACCCGATCCTGCCAATGAAGCTTTTCAAAATTGGCTAATTGAAGTGTGTTCTGACACAGTATCTCAGTCTGAGCGGGAGCATCGTCTGGTTGAATGGCAAAAGGCTCCCTCAGCGCGCTACTGCCATCCTCGCGAAGAGCATTTACTGCCTCTTCATGTGTGTGTTGGCATGGCAGAAAAACCGGCTTCAACAATATTTAACGACTATATTCTCGGTAAGCGTTCAGTTGCTTTTTTGTGGTAAAAAATATACGAGTTAGACAAGGTTTGACATTGATTTTACCAATTTGAGTAAACTTCTTGCATTACAGAATCGACTGAGTTGCAAAAGATGAAGCAACGATACAGGATCAGCTCAGTCGACCTCGGCTAATCTCAGCGTGCAGTGAGCCCCAGCTTTAAGATCTAAAGTAATTGTCAAACGCCGATGTGAGCCATTGGTGAATATAGACC
This genomic stretch from Geitlerinema sp. PCC 7407 harbors:
- the hoxE gene encoding bidirectional hydrogenase complex protein HoxE produces the protein MTSSPTPAVRTPGDAERQSPAKAAKAEGDRRFKALDTVMKRNQHRPDALIEVLHKAQETFGFLEEDVLNYVARGLKLPLSRVYGVATFYHLFSLKPSGQHTCVVCLGTACYVKGSNKVAEILEKELGITLGQTTADGKVSLMAARCIGACGIAPAVVFDGTVAGKQGPEDALTRIQAWEAE
- the arr gene encoding NAD(+)--rifampin ADP-ribosyltransferase, encoding MAAIDDLSSQQFYHGTKADLRPGDLIEPGYSSNYGKRKKAAYVYLTATLDAATWGAELALGEGPGRIYTVEPTGPIEDDPNLTDKKYPGNPTKSYRSRDPLRVTGEVTDWKGHSAQELQAMRDNLERLKRLGIEAIED
- a CDS encoding class III extradiol ring-cleavage dioxygenase, yielding MTAQKGQIVYLSHGGGPLPLLGEANHKAMINFMLQLPSLLKKPDAILVISAHWEEKLATLLGAQNPPMFYDYYGFPNEAYEITYPAPGSPELANKIASLLTQKNIPARIDSQRGFDHGLFVPLKLMFPKADIPAMQLSLLHNLDSSAHIALGKALRGLIAENILVIGSGFSFHNMEAFSWQGINIPDPANEAFQNWLIEVCSDTVSQSEREHRLVEWQKAPSARYCHPREEHLLPLHVCVGMAEKPASTIFNDYILGKRSVAFLW